From Armatimonadia bacterium:
CCACAGTTCCGGACGACCGTAGATGTCGCCGGTCCGCTTGAAGGGGGCGTAGCACCACTCCCAGCCGGCCTGCATCCGTCGACACAGCTCCGGCTTGGGCGAGGTGGTCCAGGCCAGGTAGCTGCCACCGTTCAGACTCGCCCGCGGATCGACTCCCGGTCGCGGTGAGAAGAAGCTCGGGAAGGTCTCGTAGTACCAGTGCAGGGCCTCACGGTAGCCCCACCGCGTCGTGAAGAACCCGGCCAGCAGGTTCACCGTTTCCGACTTGCCCGGATCAACAACAATCCGCGTGGCCGTCTCGAGGGTAGAGGTCCCCTCACCGGGCGTGAAGCTGTGGCACAGGTAGGATAGCCACTGGTCGGGCAGATAGCCCACGGCCAGACACGCCGAGGCGTTGGAGAGAGCCGTCAGCGGGAAGCGACCTTCGTACCGCTCGTTCCTCTGGGCGATCGTGGCTGCCAGCGGGCGTTCGCCGTCGAAGAACTCCTTCGCTGCCATCGAGGTGCCGAGACGCAGGCCCACTTCCAGCTTCATCTGCCGCGGCCCGCGGTTCGTGATGGTGACCTCGCCGAAGACCCACTTGCCTTCCGCCTTCGCCGACCAGTGCACAGCGAGTGGTGCATCCGGACGCGTCGGAAGCGCCAGTTCGGTTTTGCTGTCCGCCTCTCGCACGAACAGAGGCCCTTCAGCCACCACGCCGTCCGTCCGCAAGGCAATCCCGGGTTCCTCGCGGTGCCACAGCAGATCCTGCAACGGACCGGCTGGATACGGTGGCATCTCCTGGGCGAAGGCCGCCGCTCCCAGGACCAGGAGCAACACCAGGACAGGCATCGCCCTCAGACCCCGAAACAGGTCTCTCATGGAGCCACCTCCGCCGGGTAGTCCCTGGCGACCTTCTGGCCGCCGGCCGTGGTCACAGCCACGTGGTAGACCGTCTCGGTGGAGACGCCCGGTAGCTTGCGTTCAAACTGCTTGTCACCCTTCAGCGGCCCACTGTCGAAGAGCGGCTCCTTGCGGTCACCCGCAAGAACCTGCACCTGCGTCAGGCCCTCCGGAGCCTGCACCTTCACCTGCAAGTCGGTCGTGGCACGGAACAGTCGGAAATCGTCGTACAGGACTTCACCCGCGGCGAAGTACATGCCCGCGCTGACCGCCACCGAAGTCAACTTCTCCGGAACGTGGAAGGGCAGGCGGAAGGGTTGCCACTGGTCGGGGAGACCGCGCATGTACTCAGGCTTGAGGAACACGGGAACCAGCGAGTGGTTGAGCAGCGAGAGCTGGTAGAACCGCTCGTTCACACTCGGACCGCCGGCCGGGGAGGCGTGCACGTAGCACAGCAGCTTCCCGCCGCGCAGGCGGAACCAACCTGCCAGCACATAGTCGGTGTTCGGCTGGACGCCAACGGTCTGCCCCCAGTAGCCCGACATGGAGCTGGCCTCGGCTTTGAGGTAGACCGCTCTGCCGGTATGCCCGCGGTCCGTCCACTGGGTCTCGAAGTTGTCGGGCGCCGCCGTTCCCCAGTGCCATTGCGCGGGCAGGTCACCCTCGCCTTCCTCGAAACCGGCATTGGCAATCAGGTTCGGCGCGGGCAGGGGCGGGTCTGAAGTCACCTGTATCTCGGCGGCTCCACAGGGCACCGCGAGCATAACCATCAAGGCGACGAGTTGCATAGCCGGCAACCTCTCCGGTAACCGTTCTGTGTGTCTGCGAGGATTCTAGGCTGCCTAGCGTCCCGGGAAGTTGGGAGGCACCGGCATGCCCATCTGGTCAAACATGCGCTTGATGAGCTCCTCGTACATCGCCGGGTGCGCAGACATGTAGACGACGTACACCATGTAGGCGACGAACATCAGCGTGCCCACCGAACCGATGATGATCCCGGCCAGACTCAGGCCGCCCGGCCGCCGGTTGTGGGCGACAATGGACAGCACAAGCCCGATGGGGCACAGAATCAGCCCGCATCCGCAGCAGGAGAGGAGGATCCCGGCAATGCCCAGGATCAGCCCGACGATCGCCATCGTATCGTCGCCCGAGCGTGGAGGACCGCCCGGAGTCTCCGGCAGTGGCGGATAGCTGTAGGGTGGCTGGTACGACCCCGGTTGTGGCGGGACTGGGGTGCCCGGCGGATATGGAGGCTGCGTCCCAGGCGGAACCGAAGGCGGAACGCCCTGAGCCGCCTGCGGTTGGCCCGGAATCGGCTGCCCGTAGATGTGCGGAACGCCATAGGCAGACCCCGCCGGTGGTGGAGGCGGGGGAGTCGGCATGCCGGGTGTCGGTGGCATACCTGGAGGTGTTGTTGGGTAGGCCGGCCCTGGCGGCGGTGGAACAGCCGGCATCCCGGCACCTTCGACCGGCGCCTCAGGCGCAGGCACGCCCTCTACCGGTATCTCGGAAACAGGAGGCTGAACGGCGGCCTCCTGAGCAGCGGGCTGCTCCGGGACTCCTACCGTCTCTTCGAGAGTCTTCCCCACCTCGGGTGTCGGCGTGGTGCGGTTGCAGTACGGGCAGATGATCCGGTCCATCGGGATCTTCCCGCCACAGTAGGGGCACGTGCGCTCGTTGGTCACGGCAAGCCTCCTCAGGTCGCGCGGAAACCACGTGAGCACGTATTCCACACGCGCAGGGAAACTCCTCCGCTGCCCCTTGCGTCTGACTGTGTAAGAACACCTCAGATCGGGTTATGCCAAAGATAACTATGCAACGTAGTAGACAGTACGTTGTCAAAGAGGTATCATGAGGGCTAACCGTCGTCTTGGCGGTGTTGACGTTCCCGGACTGCTGCAGGTCGGCCGCTCCCGTACAGCCGTGAGAGTCAGGTTCGAGTACCGCGTGATCAAGGGTGGAACCTAATGCCCGCACGGGCGTTTGTACAATTCGGCGCAGACAGCGAGATGGCCGTGACCAAGGGCGCGCCGGCAGCCGAGTTTGCCTGTCCCGACTCGGTTCTGGTCGAAGCGGCGCAGTTGGGCAACAACGACGCCTTCGGTGCCCTGGTTGACCGCTATCATCGCCGCATTCATGGTGTCGTCTACCGGATGTGCGGGGCCACCGACGCCGAGGACATCACCCAGGACATCTTCCTGCGGGTCCTTCAGGCCCTGCGGGGGTTCAAGTTCCAGGGCGAGGCGAGCTTCCGCACCTGGCTGTATCGAATCGCGGTCAACGCTTGCATCAATGAGCTTCGACGCCGTAAGCGCCGGCGCGATACCGACGGCCCTTCTCTTGATGAGGCCATCGAGACGCCCAGCGGGGCGTTCTCTCGCAGCGTACCCGACTACTCGCAGATGCCGGACGTTGAGGTGGAGCGCCAGGAGTTGTGTGCCGCCGTCCATGCGGCCTTGCGCTCACTATCGCCGCGACACCGCATCGTCCTGACGCTCATCGATCTGCAGGGAATGGAGTACGAGGAGGCAGCCCAGGTGATGGGCTGCCCACTGGGGACCCTCAAGTCAAGGGTGGCACGTGCAAGGGATGCCTTCGCGGTTGCCTACCGGCGCTACGAGCAGGGCACCTTGCAGATCACGCAGAAAAGTGTCGCCGAGGTGCCCCAGGGCAACACGGAACGTTAGTCGTAACGCGGCTGAGCAAGGGCGCAACGGGCTGTTCGTAGTCTGCCCTGCGAGACCTCCGGGCCGTGAAAGCCGGGCTAAACATGAGATGCCGCGACGCGGAACAACTGATGGGTGAAGCCTTCGGCGCGGACCTCGACGAGGGGCAGCGAGATGCCTTCGCTGAGCATCTTGCCCGCTGCCCGCGCTGTGCAGCCATGGCAGAGCGCATCGCAGCGGTCCGAGGGCCGCTTGCGGTAGCTCGTGCCCAGGAGCCGCCCCTTCCAGTCGGCCTGGCAGACCGGATTCGGGCTGCCGCTGCACACACTCAGCAGCAGCCACGGCCCTCTCATCCGGTGCGGCTGACGCCCACGATTCTGGCGACCGGTGGGGTTCTGGCACTGGCTGCCGCCTCCCTGTACATATTCGTCTTGCATGCGCCAAGGCTGCAGCCGATCTTGCCCGCACCGACCTCACCGACCACTGTTGCGTCCCAGCCTGCTCAGACCTTGCTGCCGGCTCCCGCGAGGACGACCGTGCCTGCACCAAAGGCGCCGAGCGTCGCGATTGCCCAGGCTCCGCTGTCTCCTGCGAAGGCCCTTTCTGCCGCTCCGGTCCGCTTGGTCAGGCACGCTTCGGCGAGACGCGAGGCATCCTCCATCCGGACCACGCGCGCCCACGTCTCTGCAGACAGGCCACAACCACGGACGAAGCCGGAGGAACCGGCACCTGCCGTCACAGAGGGCACTCGCCTGGCCTCTGCAACTGGACCTGTAGGCAATCCCTCCACCTACAGCGCGACCATGGTCGCTGCCACACCGGCTGCGGCCGCGACGCGTCAGCCCACTGAGGCCGATCGTGGCATGGTGGCCAGCCTCATTGCCGGCTACGTTGTCGAGCGCTACGTAGCGGAGCGGATCATCCAGTCCGAGCCCACCTTGCTGGCGGTCACGACCTCGATTCCCTCCTCCTCACAGACTGCCGTCACCGACGTGACACCACGGTGATATCCTGATGCGAGTTGCGAGCCTGCTTGGGGTCCTCCTGCTCTTGGGTAGCTGCCTGTCGGCGGCTGCGCAGACCGAAGGTGCGCCTTCGTTCCTCGACGCCCTCCAGAAGGCAAGCCCCGAGGCCCAGGCTGCGGTCTCAAAGCTGCTCACCGACAAGTACCCGACGCTACCCAGCGAGATTGCCACGCTGATTCTACGGGAGCGTGCCAGCTTCTTCACCGATGTGCGGCCCCTGCTGGACAAGCTGGTGGCTGAGAAGTACCCCGGTCTGCGGGCCTTCGTCGAGGAGCAGTTGCGGAAGGCTCCCACGATGCAGGCGGCGATCGACCAACTGATTGCCCAGCGCTACCCCGATCTGGTGGCCGAGATCCGTGCGCTGCCGCCTGGTCCCGATCTCTCGCAGCGAGCGGCGGCCCTGGTGCAGACCAAGTACCCCGACTTGCTGCGCGACGTCCTGGTGGTCCTACAGACACAGCACTCAGACCTGATCACCCAGATACAGTCGCGGGTGCGCGAGGAATTCCCCGGCTTTATCGCGGATGCCGGGACCCTGGTCCTCACCCGCTATCCGGAACTCACGGGCAAGATCGTCGCCCTTGTGACCGCCAAGTACCCGCAGCTCTTGCCTGACTTGCTCAAGCTCCTGATGGCGCCAGCTCCGCCGGCTCCCGCACCCAAGCCCACTGAACCGACTCCTCCGCCAGCCGGTTGACGCCGGCAGAGGATCGGGATAACCTCGCAACGAATATGCGCCAGAGTGGACCTCGCTCTGGCGTTGCGCTTTCCGGGACGCTGAGGCGGGGCCGCAAACCGACCTCGTGAGGCCCGCGAACCAGGGGCGCCGACCGGTAGCTACTCTCGCCGGACGCCCCGGTTGGCCTTCCAGACAGGCAGGTAGACATGGAACCAAGCATGATGAAAGCGGCGGTCCTGCGCGGGCCGCAGGATCTCGCCGTCCTCGACATCCCAATCCCGCAGACCGGTCCCGGTGAGCGGCTGGTGAAGGTGGCGGCCTGCGGCATCTGTGGCAGCGATCTGCGCTACTACGAGGGCGAGAACCCGTGGGCGAAGCACACCCTGGGCTACGAGAAGCCCAATCCGCCCAACATGGTCCTTGGCCACGAGGTCGCGGGGTACATCGACGGCAAGCTGGTGTCCATGCTGGCCTTCCGAGGCTGCGGGAAGTGCACGGAATGTCGTCGCGGGCAGGTCCAGTTGTGCGCGAACACTGCGCACCTCGGACACGGTGCGGGCTGGGAAGGCCTTGCCTACAACCCCGGTGGAATGGCCCAGTGGTGCCCGATCTGGGAGGAGCACCTGTACCCCTTGCCCGAGGGCCTTTCGGCCGCTGAGGGCACTTTCCTCGATGGTCTGGGGGTAGCCGTCCATGCCGTCCGCCGGGCAACGATGTTCCCCGGTTCCGAGTTCCTGATCCTCGGCGCGGGGCCTATCGGACTGTCTATCCTGGGCGCGGCGAAGGCCCTGGGTGCCGGTCGTGCCTGGGTTGTCGATGTCTACCAGGTCGCCCTGGACTGCGCCCGTGAGTTGGGGGCTGAGGAGGTCTGCGCCGTGGATGGCGCCCACTACGCCGACCTGGCGCAGGCAATCAGAGCCCAGACTGGCGGCCGTGGCGTAGACAGCGTCTTCGAGACCACCGGCAACCTCGCAGCCCAGGAGTTCGTACTGTCCGTGCTCGCCCGGGGAGGGTGTCTGACGCTGATGGCGGGAGCTGCTCCCGGCCTGGCTCTCTCCGAGGCGTCGCTGGCCGGGGAGAGGCGCATCACCACATCCAGCAACAACCTCTATGAGGAGTACCAGATTGGCCTTGAGCTTCTTGGTCTGGGGAAGGTGCGGGTCGGGCCGATGATCACCCACCGGTTCCCGCTGGAGGAGGCGCCACGGGCCTTTGAGGTCGCCCGTGACAAGTGGAATACCGGGGCCCTGAAGGTCGTCCTGGAGCCCTGATCGGCCCTCTGCGGGGTCTGCAGAAAGCCAAAGGGACGGCTCCTGAGGAGCCGTCCCGGAAAAAGTGCCGCAATCGCCTGCCGATCTAGTCGCTCTTGGCGCAGGCGCCTGATTCGCAACTTTTGCACGCCTCGGACTTCTCCGAGCTGCTGCCGGCGGGCTTGCTGCCCAGGTTGCCCCGGCCGTAGTCGGTGCAGTAGAAGCCCTTCCCCTTGAAGATGATCGCCGGCGGGCTGAAGAGCTTTTTGACCTTCCCGCTGCATTTCGGCTGGTTGCACGTCTTCACGGGTTCATCACTGAAGCTCTGCTGGACCTCGAAGACGTGGCCACACTTCTCGCACTGGTACTCGTAGATCGGCATGACCTCAGCATCTCCTCGCGCTGCACTAGTACTGCACACTTGAACCGTGCGCTATTATAGGATTCACCCTCCTCCGAGTCAAGACAGGGGCATCACATTTTAGCACTCCCCACTGCCGAGTGCTAACTGGAGACGTTGCCATGCTCATTTCCGACATCACAGCACTCTTGGACCGCGTCGCACCGCCCGCCACGGCGGAATCCTGGGATAACCCGGGCCTCCAGATCGGCTCACTGCAGGAAGACACCACTGCTTGCCTGCTGGCCCTGGACGTCAACGTGGACACCGTGCGCGAGGCCAAGCAGTGCTCTGCAGGACTGATCCTATGTCATCATCCCCTGGTCTTCGGGGGGCTGCACCGCATCGACGAGGCGACACCCGTCGGACGCACGCTTCTTGCGGCGGCCCGAGCCAGGATCACCGTCTATGCGGCTCACACGAACCTTGACTTGTCCGGCCAGGTCGGGACCGCAGTGGCCCTGGCCGAGCAGCTCGGTCTGGTTCCCCTCCGGATCACGCCGACTGCAGAAGGAGAAGACCTGGCCGACGGCGAAGTGGCTCCGCCGCAATACACTCTCTACTCGGATACGCCACCCATGCCGCTAGATGCCCTCGCGCGATACACGGAGGCCAAGCTGGCGACCCAGGTGGCGCTCGTAGGAGACGGGCAGCAGCAGGTGCGGCGTGTCGCGGTCCTGCCGGGTTCTGGAGGAGGCCTGGTAGCGCAGGCTTGCGGGAAGGCGGACGCCGTCATCACCGGCGAGATCAAGTACCATGAGGCCCTTGAGGCCCGAGAGCTCGGCCTGGGTGTGATTGCTGCCGGCCACTACGAGACCGAGCGACCCGTCCTGAACCTGCTGTCTCGCTACCTGAAGGAGGCCACAGAGGGGCAGCTTCAGGTGGCCATCAGCCAGGTCCGCACCGACCCCTTTTGGACCCTCACAATCTGAGCAGCCTGCGGGGAGACCGACACCCATGGCCGACATGAGAACGCAATTGGACGCCCTGTACGAGTTGCAGCAGATCGACACGGGAAGGGCGATGCGTAAGCGCACCCTGCAGGAACTCGACGGAGGCGCAGGAGCCGCCTCAGTCCTGGCGCAGGCGACGGCGGAGCTCGACCGGGTCCGCAAGGTGCTCCAGGAGAACGAAGCCCAACTGCGCGACCGTGAACTGCAGCTCAAGAGCGCCGAGGACGAGCGCAAGAACCGGTC
This genomic window contains:
- a CDS encoding sigma-70 family RNA polymerase sigma factor, which produces MPARAFVQFGADSEMAVTKGAPAAEFACPDSVLVEAAQLGNNDAFGALVDRYHRRIHGVVYRMCGATDAEDITQDIFLRVLQALRGFKFQGEASFRTWLYRIAVNACINELRRRKRRRDTDGPSLDEAIETPSGAFSRSVPDYSQMPDVEVERQELCAAVHAALRSLSPRHRIVLTLIDLQGMEYEEAAQVMGCPLGTLKSRVARARDAFAVAYRRYEQGTLQITQKSVAEVPQGNTER
- a CDS encoding zinc-binding dehydrogenase, giving the protein MEPSMMKAAVLRGPQDLAVLDIPIPQTGPGERLVKVAACGICGSDLRYYEGENPWAKHTLGYEKPNPPNMVLGHEVAGYIDGKLVSMLAFRGCGKCTECRRGQVQLCANTAHLGHGAGWEGLAYNPGGMAQWCPIWEEHLYPLPEGLSAAEGTFLDGLGVAVHAVRRATMFPGSEFLILGAGPIGLSILGAAKALGAGRAWVVDVYQVALDCARELGAEEVCAVDGAHYADLAQAIRAQTGGRGVDSVFETTGNLAAQEFVLSVLARGGCLTLMAGAAPGLALSEASLAGERRITTSSNNLYEEYQIGLELLGLGKVRVGPMITHRFPLEEAPRAFEVARDKWNTGALKVVLEP
- a CDS encoding Nif3-like dinuclear metal center hexameric protein — encoded protein: MLISDITALLDRVAPPATAESWDNPGLQIGSLQEDTTACLLALDVNVDTVREAKQCSAGLILCHHPLVFGGLHRIDEATPVGRTLLAAARARITVYAAHTNLDLSGQVGTAVALAEQLGLVPLRITPTAEGEDLADGEVAPPQYTLYSDTPPMPLDALARYTEAKLATQVALVGDGQQQVRRVAVLPGSGGGLVAQACGKADAVITGEIKYHEALEARELGLGVIAAGHYETERPVLNLLSRYLKEATEGQLQVAISQVRTDPFWTLTI
- a CDS encoding FmdB family zinc ribbon protein is translated as MPIYEYQCEKCGHVFEVQQSFSDEPVKTCNQPKCSGKVKKLFSPPAIIFKGKGFYCTDYGRGNLGSKPAGSSSEKSEACKSCESGACAKSD